A stretch of the Archangium violaceum genome encodes the following:
- a CDS encoding helix-turn-helix domain-containing protein codes for MTTEPWASVEDVAKHLGVAKDSVYRWIESRNLPAHKIGRLWKFKLSEVDEWVRAGGADADDGADRGGAR; via the coding sequence ATGACGACAGAGCCTTGGGCTTCCGTAGAAGACGTCGCCAAGCACCTCGGGGTCGCGAAGGATTCCGTCTACCGCTGGATCGAGAGCCGGAACCTCCCCGCCCACAAAATCGGGCGCTTGTGGAAGTTCAAGCTCTCTGAGGTCGACGAGTGGGTGCGAGCGGGCGGCGCTGACGCCGACGATGGCGCCGACAGGGGAGGCGCCCGGTGA
- a CDS encoding BrxE family protein translates to MSTDLDLDRLLKLRLVVARFGEMDLAKWWNTKGQLGRLGAAALRRGFPRTHRFAQARSVFAVAAHRCSEVFEPPGCVTLWRLPESIEEAFDARWEHWLDHAGEWTAFFEKLESLLGTDLIEVLRAFELVEARDVEAYGKLKRSAEGRAVPLPGIFSGTDADVALLALGFARGEPSALAVPYARKAEA, encoded by the coding sequence GTGAGCACGGATCTCGACCTCGATCGCTTGCTCAAGCTGCGCCTCGTCGTGGCGCGCTTCGGCGAGATGGACCTCGCGAAGTGGTGGAACACTAAGGGCCAGCTCGGACGCCTCGGTGCTGCTGCCCTTCGGCGTGGCTTCCCGCGCACGCACCGCTTCGCGCAGGCGCGCTCGGTGTTCGCGGTCGCCGCCCACCGCTGCTCCGAGGTCTTCGAGCCCCCCGGTTGCGTCACGCTCTGGCGCCTACCCGAGTCCATCGAGGAGGCCTTCGACGCGCGCTGGGAGCACTGGCTCGACCACGCGGGAGAGTGGACCGCGTTCTTCGAGAAGCTCGAGTCGCTCTTGGGCACCGACCTCATCGAGGTCCTGCGCGCCTTCGAGCTGGTCGAGGCGCGCGACGTCGAGGCCTACGGCAAGCTGAAGCGCTCGGCCGAGGGCCGCGCCGTCCCGTTGCCAGGCATCTTCTCAGGCACCGACGCCGACGTCGCGCTCCTGGCGCTCGGCTTCGCGCGCGGCGAGCCCTCCGCGCTGGCCGTCCCCTACGCGAGGAAGGCCGAAGCATGA
- a CDS encoding recombinase family protein: MKRRQPKAPAPNETKRCAIYTRKSTSMGLEQEFNSLEAQREACAAYIQRQPGWVLVPERYDDGGFTGANLERPAFQRLLADLEAGKVDVVVVYKVDRLSRSLLDFAKVMERFNAAGASFVSVTQNFSTADAMGRLTLHMLMSFAEFEREMIAERTRDKMAAARRKGKWTGGPVPLGYEVRDKRLEVNELEAEVVREVFELYQQHGGLGQVARLLNEKKLLPKPTRVRRGKKALGWTKGAVGRVLRNPVYAGLMQSGGELFEGEQPALVERTRWQRVQRMLEGREKAVGTRGLNPAYVLRGLLRCGACGEAMTPGSTRRGQKEYRYYRCTTRDKQGKEACPVKALPAPAIEEYVIARIIEATADGTLVAEARAALEKYLQVRREGLKKRRAQMPAEIAKASTSVARYVAELTQVEGRAREAVAQRLEQESERLAVLEGNLAEVERTLEALEEQRAEGEWVARALGDFARVWEVLTAPNRGRLLRALVEKVVVDEQGEQVEVHLVNFAADPEVGASAPGAEGQEVAA; the protein is encoded by the coding sequence ATGAAGCGGCGACAACCGAAGGCACCCGCCCCCAACGAGACGAAGCGGTGCGCCATCTACACCCGCAAGTCCACCTCCATGGGGCTGGAGCAGGAATTCAACAGCTTGGAGGCGCAGCGCGAGGCGTGCGCGGCCTACATCCAGCGGCAGCCCGGCTGGGTGCTCGTGCCCGAGCGGTACGATGATGGGGGCTTCACCGGCGCCAACCTTGAGCGCCCCGCCTTCCAGCGGCTGCTGGCGGACCTCGAGGCGGGCAAGGTGGACGTGGTGGTCGTCTACAAGGTGGACCGGCTGAGCCGCTCACTGCTGGACTTCGCGAAGGTGATGGAGCGGTTCAACGCCGCGGGAGCCTCCTTCGTGTCGGTGACGCAGAACTTCTCCACTGCGGATGCCATGGGGCGGCTCACCCTCCACATGCTGATGAGCTTCGCGGAGTTCGAGCGGGAGATGATCGCCGAGCGGACGCGGGACAAGATGGCGGCGGCGAGGAGGAAGGGGAAGTGGACGGGGGGCCCGGTGCCGCTGGGGTACGAGGTGCGGGACAAGCGCCTGGAGGTGAACGAGCTGGAGGCGGAGGTGGTGAGGGAGGTGTTCGAGCTGTACCAGCAGCACGGGGGCCTGGGGCAGGTGGCGCGGCTACTCAACGAGAAGAAGCTGCTGCCGAAGCCGACGCGGGTGAGGAGGGGGAAGAAGGCGCTCGGGTGGACGAAGGGGGCGGTGGGCAGGGTGCTGCGCAACCCGGTGTACGCGGGGTTGATGCAGAGCGGGGGTGAGCTCTTCGAGGGGGAGCAGCCGGCGCTGGTGGAGCGCACCCGCTGGCAGCGGGTCCAGCGGATGCTGGAGGGGCGGGAGAAGGCGGTGGGGACGCGCGGCCTCAACCCGGCCTACGTGCTGCGAGGGCTGCTGCGCTGCGGAGCCTGCGGGGAGGCCATGACGCCCGGCTCCACTCGGCGGGGGCAGAAGGAGTACCGCTACTACCGCTGCACCACGCGCGACAAGCAGGGCAAGGAGGCGTGTCCGGTGAAGGCGCTGCCGGCGCCCGCCATCGAGGAGTACGTCATCGCCCGCATCATTGAGGCGACAGCGGACGGGACCCTGGTGGCGGAGGCGCGAGCTGCGCTGGAGAAGTACCTCCAGGTGCGGCGAGAGGGGCTGAAGAAGCGTCGGGCACAGATGCCAGCGGAGATTGCAAAGGCCTCGACCAGCGTGGCGCGGTACGTGGCGGAACTGACGCAGGTGGAGGGCAGGGCGCGCGAGGCGGTGGCCCAGCGTCTGGAGCAGGAGAGCGAGCGGCTGGCGGTGCTGGAGGGGAACCTGGCCGAGGTGGAGCGCACCCTGGAGGCGCTGGAGGAACAGCGCGCCGAGGGGGAGTGGGTGGCTCGGGCCCTTGGGGACTTCGCCCGCGTGTGGGAGGTGCTGACGGCACCCAACCGGGGGCGGCTCCTCCGGGCGCTGGTGGAGAAGGTGGTGGTGGACGAGCAGGGCGAGCAGGTGGAGGTGCACCTCGTGAACTTCGCCGCGGACCCCGAGGTAGGCGCCTCTGCCCCGGGGGCTGAGGGACAGGAGGTTGCGGCATGA
- a CDS encoding BREX protein BrxB domain-containing protein has translation MSDLEHRIKQNLEPVLELPDPRQRISAYHDMPYAIFRYDPEDEFPLRQQVKLLETRLEQKGKRVHRISLAQCLDAAMRLQRPLPEWFDVERELGTETVVETVHAVLSEGESSLVDLVASQLPEDGDPLHDIVFILRTGALFPVYRTFSLLEQLKGRVHVPTVLFYPGDLDGAAGLRFMGVLDAEHNYRPKIF, from the coding sequence ATGAGCGACCTCGAACACCGCATCAAGCAGAACCTTGAGCCCGTCCTCGAGCTGCCCGACCCCCGGCAACGCATCAGCGCGTACCACGACATGCCCTACGCGATCTTCCGCTATGACCCGGAGGACGAGTTCCCGCTGCGCCAGCAAGTGAAGCTGCTGGAGACTCGCCTCGAACAGAAGGGCAAGCGCGTTCACCGCATCTCGCTGGCCCAGTGCCTCGACGCCGCCATGCGCCTGCAGCGCCCGCTGCCTGAGTGGTTCGACGTCGAGCGCGAGCTCGGCACCGAGACCGTGGTCGAGACGGTCCACGCTGTGCTCTCCGAGGGCGAGTCGTCGCTCGTCGACCTCGTCGCGTCGCAGCTCCCGGAGGATGGGGACCCGCTCCACGACATCGTCTTCATCCTGCGCACCGGCGCGCTGTTCCCCGTGTACCGCACCTTCTCGCTGCTCGAGCAGCTCAAGGGCCGCGTCCACGTTCCAACCGTTCTCTTCTACCCCGGCGACCTCGATGGCGCGGCAGGCCTGCGCTTCATGGGCGTGCTCGACGCGGAGCACAACTACCGCCCGAAGATCTTCTGA
- the brxC gene encoding BREX system P-loop protein BrxC: MTTPIKTLFANDIHRRIEEVIKVDQTDEEIIRDEINEYVITDAIRTHYTGIFEAYREAPNKPTDGVSIWVSGFFGSGKSSFAKMLGLSVANRTVAGESAAERFADRAGDKKLQVLLKAINEKIPTHAVIFDVSTDRGIRSGNQTLTEIMYGLFLQSLGYAKDLDLSELEIGLEEKGQLQKFEDEYKRLFKKEWSSEKGKVAFALSEASRVLHSLDPDTYPVADSWVKAVKNKADITPGKLAERAGELMKRRKPGLSLIFVVDEVGQFVARDVQKMLDLQAIVQQLGVKGRGKHWVVVTSQEKLGELVSGLDDKKIELARLMDRFPLQVHLEPSDISEVTSRRVLSKNATAQTALGKLFDEHRGRLTEHTRLTADIKLPELTREAFIDLYPLLPYQIDLIIQVVSGLRTQGGASKHVGGANRTIIKLAQQLLINPAVNLADGAVGDLVRLDQVYDLVEGNIGSEVRAKIAAISKMVDHPLAQPVAKVICLLQYVKSVHRSAENISAALHGSVGGDSQLASVKEALRALEAAHQVRHGDDGYRIPTPAEDDWERLRNGISPKPGDSHRLYQEVLLGFWQPQPSHTLFDTKTFKAGLAIHGRELTAGDMMFQVHLAEDGKDFDGLAAELRTRSQQERKHVFWAIALTDSIDRETVELFRSKEMLARKERETKGEDTPALIAEERVRLRRHGDELRRLFKAAALSGRIYFRGNDRSPSDRAVDVGKTVAEVLGTVLPEVFDRFKEAAAKATDVKKGTDALFTAENLQGLPSVFGSIGLLRDEKGKTVFRTESGPLKEVLDRIEERANYGDTASGRYLTDEFAKEPFGWDFEAVRLLVLSLLRAGKIEATSKGQTLDTVTGIEARDTFSNNNLFRQASFRPKKGIEFEELVKASEAFKDTFGSEVKELNAGAIVAELRKEVARNEDTVASALGTLTAHRLPGGAVLDGAIGQMKAILRGSEDNAIATFNTSHRAIKDAIKRAVELEQVLSDPRLHDLESARKAQSSLWSFLSQEADISDDLRTRATELEDLLQRETFFKELPTIEQHTRALETEYQKRFDEALDARVAAYTKAFDKLVKTPGWTEIDEGQQRRLAEPFERGQKRDEGRVPIPQLRADRDACGGRLSAAIAELRRIIDGERVVTVSVGSYFAGGVETEEQLEAALDGVREECARLIGAGKKVIVQ, encoded by the coding sequence ATGACGACGCCCATCAAGACCCTGTTCGCGAACGACATTCACCGTCGTATCGAAGAGGTCATCAAGGTCGACCAGACTGACGAAGAGATCATCCGCGACGAAATCAACGAGTACGTCATCACGGACGCAATCCGCACGCACTACACCGGCATCTTCGAGGCGTACCGCGAAGCTCCGAACAAGCCGACCGACGGCGTCTCCATCTGGGTCTCGGGCTTCTTCGGCTCCGGTAAGTCGAGCTTCGCCAAGATGCTCGGCCTCTCCGTCGCGAACCGCACCGTTGCGGGCGAGTCGGCCGCCGAGCGCTTCGCGGACCGCGCCGGCGACAAGAAGCTCCAGGTCCTGCTCAAGGCCATCAACGAGAAGATCCCGACGCACGCGGTCATCTTCGACGTCTCGACCGACCGAGGCATCCGCAGCGGCAACCAGACTCTCACCGAGATCATGTACGGGCTCTTCCTCCAAAGCCTCGGCTACGCGAAGGATCTCGATCTCTCGGAGCTGGAGATCGGCCTCGAGGAGAAGGGCCAGCTTCAGAAGTTCGAGGACGAGTACAAGCGCCTCTTCAAGAAGGAGTGGTCCAGCGAGAAGGGCAAGGTCGCCTTCGCTCTTTCCGAGGCGAGCCGCGTGCTCCACAGCCTCGACCCCGACACCTACCCGGTCGCTGATTCGTGGGTGAAGGCCGTCAAGAACAAGGCCGACATCACGCCGGGCAAGCTCGCAGAGCGCGCTGGCGAGCTGATGAAGCGGCGCAAGCCCGGGCTCTCGCTCATCTTCGTGGTCGACGAGGTCGGCCAGTTCGTCGCCCGCGACGTCCAGAAGATGCTCGACCTGCAGGCCATCGTGCAGCAGCTCGGCGTGAAGGGGCGTGGCAAGCACTGGGTCGTCGTCACGTCGCAGGAGAAGCTCGGCGAGCTCGTCTCCGGCCTCGACGACAAGAAGATCGAGCTGGCCCGCTTGATGGACCGCTTCCCGCTGCAGGTCCACCTAGAGCCGAGCGACATCTCCGAGGTCACCAGCCGCCGCGTGCTCTCGAAGAACGCGACCGCGCAGACTGCACTCGGGAAGCTCTTCGACGAGCACCGGGGACGCCTCACCGAGCACACACGGCTCACCGCCGACATCAAGCTCCCCGAACTGACGCGCGAGGCCTTCATTGACCTCTACCCGCTGCTGCCGTACCAGATCGACCTCATCATTCAGGTCGTCTCTGGCCTGCGAACCCAGGGCGGCGCCAGCAAGCACGTCGGCGGTGCGAACCGCACCATCATCAAGCTCGCGCAGCAACTCCTCATCAACCCCGCGGTGAACCTTGCCGATGGCGCGGTCGGCGACCTCGTGCGGCTCGATCAGGTCTACGACCTCGTCGAGGGCAACATCGGCTCCGAGGTGCGCGCGAAGATCGCCGCCATCTCGAAGATGGTCGACCACCCGCTCGCTCAGCCGGTCGCCAAGGTCATCTGTCTCCTCCAGTACGTGAAGAGCGTCCACCGCAGCGCGGAGAACATCTCGGCTGCCTTGCACGGCAGCGTCGGAGGAGACTCGCAGCTCGCCTCGGTGAAGGAGGCCCTGCGGGCGCTCGAAGCGGCCCACCAGGTGCGCCACGGCGACGACGGCTACCGCATCCCCACGCCCGCCGAGGACGACTGGGAGCGCCTGCGCAACGGGATCAGCCCGAAGCCAGGCGACTCGCACCGCCTCTACCAAGAAGTGCTCTTGGGCTTCTGGCAGCCGCAGCCCTCGCACACGCTCTTCGACACCAAGACCTTCAAGGCGGGCCTCGCCATCCACGGCCGCGAGCTCACGGCGGGCGACATGATGTTCCAGGTCCACCTCGCCGAGGACGGGAAGGACTTCGACGGCCTCGCCGCCGAGCTGCGCACGCGCAGCCAGCAGGAGCGCAAGCACGTCTTCTGGGCCATCGCGCTCACCGACTCCATCGACCGCGAGACCGTCGAGCTGTTCCGGTCGAAGGAGATGCTCGCGCGCAAGGAGCGCGAGACCAAGGGTGAGGACACGCCCGCCCTCATCGCCGAGGAGCGCGTTCGCCTGCGCCGCCACGGCGACGAGCTGCGTCGGCTGTTCAAGGCGGCGGCGCTCTCGGGCCGCATCTACTTCCGGGGCAACGACCGCAGCCCCAGCGACCGCGCCGTCGACGTGGGCAAGACGGTCGCCGAGGTGCTCGGCACCGTGCTGCCCGAGGTCTTCGACCGCTTCAAGGAGGCCGCCGCCAAGGCAACGGACGTGAAGAAGGGCACCGACGCGCTCTTCACCGCCGAAAACCTCCAGGGCTTGCCCAGCGTGTTCGGCAGCATCGGCCTGCTCCGCGACGAGAAAGGCAAGACCGTCTTCCGCACCGAGAGCGGCCCGCTCAAGGAGGTGCTCGACCGCATCGAGGAGCGCGCCAACTACGGCGACACCGCGAGCGGTCGCTACCTCACCGACGAGTTCGCCAAGGAGCCGTTTGGCTGGGACTTCGAAGCGGTGCGCCTGCTCGTCCTGTCGCTGCTCCGCGCCGGCAAGATCGAGGCGACCAGCAAGGGGCAGACGCTCGACACTGTCACCGGCATCGAGGCGCGCGACACCTTCTCGAACAACAACCTGTTCCGGCAGGCGTCGTTCCGCCCGAAGAAGGGCATCGAGTTCGAGGAGCTGGTGAAGGCCTCCGAGGCCTTCAAGGACACCTTCGGCAGCGAGGTGAAGGAGCTGAACGCCGGCGCGATTGTCGCTGAGCTGCGCAAGGAGGTCGCGCGCAACGAAGACACCGTCGCCTCGGCGCTCGGCACGCTCACCGCTCATCGACTGCCCGGTGGCGCAGTGCTCGACGGCGCCATCGGCCAGATGAAGGCCATCCTGCGTGGCTCCGAAGACAACGCCATCGCGACCTTCAACACGAGCCACCGCGCCATCAAGGACGCCATCAAGCGCGCCGTCGAGCTGGAGCAGGTGCTGAGCGACCCGCGCCTCCACGACCTCGAGAGCGCGCGCAAGGCGCAGAGCAGCCTGTGGAGCTTTCTGAGCCAGGAGGCGGACATCTCCGACGACCTGCGCACGCGCGCGACCGAGCTCGAAGATCTCTTGCAGCGCGAGACCTTCTTCAAGGAGCTGCCCACCATCGAGCAACACACCAGGGCGCTGGAGACGGAGTACCAGAAGCGATTCGACGAGGCGCTCGACGCCCGCGTTGCCGCGTACACCAAGGCCTTCGACAAGCTCGTGAAGACGCCGGGCTGGACGGAGATCGACGAGGGCCAGCAGCGGCGCCTCGCGGAGCCGTTCGAGCGCGGGCAGAAGCGCGACGAGGGCCGCGTGCCGATCCCGCAGCTCCGTGCCGACCGCGACGCCTGCGGCGGGCGCCTCAGTGCCGCCATCGCCGAGCTGCGACGCATCATCGACGGCGAGCGCGTCGTCACCGTGAGCGTCGGCAGCTATTTCGCCGGAGGCGTCGAGACCGAAGAGCAGCTCGAAGCTGCACTCGACGGGGTACGCGAGGAGTGCGCGCGCCTCATCGGCGCTGGCAAGAAGGTCATCGTTCAATAG
- a CDS encoding BrxA family protein: MKAGSRANVASSFTVVKGAMIEETYAVFAAWDFERSKRENLDRLREQNFIGAKSATWLRDVAKVLNRRFDPDRRDRPLVVLAKRGLPIEEWKPLLLWHMTRDEFLVRDFLESWLFSAYDGGAFRVHTEDVEKYLGDIGKRGGTTEHAWSEQTTKRVAAGLLKMAVDFGLLRGSVAKEFVSFHLPERSFLYLLHAMRDAKLSPSKLVASAEWRLFLMRPSDVEHELLRLHQYRKLEYQVAGSLVQLSLPCNTTTEYAERMVA; the protein is encoded by the coding sequence ATGAAGGCTGGCTCGCGCGCGAACGTCGCCTCGTCCTTCACCGTCGTGAAGGGCGCGATGATCGAGGAGACCTACGCCGTGTTCGCGGCGTGGGACTTCGAGCGTTCGAAGCGCGAGAACCTCGACCGCCTGCGTGAGCAGAACTTCATCGGCGCGAAGAGCGCCACATGGCTCCGCGACGTCGCCAAGGTGCTGAACCGTCGCTTTGACCCCGACCGCCGCGACCGCCCCCTCGTCGTGCTGGCGAAGCGCGGTTTGCCCATCGAGGAGTGGAAGCCGCTGCTCCTCTGGCACATGACTCGCGACGAGTTCCTCGTCCGCGACTTCCTCGAGAGCTGGCTCTTCAGCGCCTACGACGGCGGCGCGTTCCGCGTCCACACCGAGGACGTCGAGAAGTACCTGGGCGACATCGGCAAGCGTGGCGGCACAACCGAGCACGCGTGGTCCGAGCAGACCACCAAACGCGTGGCGGCGGGCCTGCTCAAGATGGCCGTCGACTTCGGCCTCCTGCGCGGCTCGGTCGCCAAGGAGTTCGTCTCGTTCCACCTACCCGAGCGCAGCTTCCTCTACCTGCTCCACGCGATGCGCGACGCGAAGCTGAGCCCGTCGAAGCTCGTCGCCTCGGCCGAGTGGCGCCTGTTCCTCATGCGCCCCTCCGACGTCGAGCACGAACTGCTGCGGCTCCATCAGTACCGCAAGCTCGAATACCAGGTCGCTGGCAGCCTCGTGCAGCTCTCGCTGCCCTGCAACACGACCACCGAGTACGCAGAGAGGATGGTTGCATGA
- a CDS encoding DUF2924 domain-containing protein, whose protein sequence is MANHPGRARAAARELGDVPTQLAALEHMSVPELAEKYRELYGEPTGSRNKDYLRKRLAWRIQELAEGGLPERALAKIVELGDELPERWRMRQAALHPTPPAQKRDPRLPPPGTVLVRLFQGVEHRVTVREQGFEYQGELYKTLSSIARRITGTAWNGFLFFNLQKPTGPQPSPEAER, encoded by the coding sequence ATGGCCAACCACCCCGGCCGAGCCCGCGCTGCCGCACGCGAGCTCGGCGACGTTCCCACCCAGCTCGCGGCGCTGGAGCACATGTCCGTGCCCGAGCTGGCGGAGAAGTACCGCGAGCTGTACGGCGAGCCCACAGGCTCTCGCAACAAGGACTACCTGCGTAAGCGCCTCGCCTGGCGTATCCAGGAACTCGCCGAGGGGGGGCTGCCCGAGCGGGCACTGGCGAAAATCGTCGAGCTCGGAGACGAGCTGCCGGAGCGGTGGAGGATGCGGCAGGCGGCGCTCCACCCCACGCCGCCCGCCCAGAAGAGAGACCCGCGGCTCCCACCTCCCGGAACGGTCCTCGTCCGCCTCTTTCAGGGAGTGGAGCACCGGGTGACGGTGCGCGAGCAGGGTTTCGAGTACCAAGGCGAGCTGTACAAGACGCTCTCCAGCATCGCCCGGCGCATCACCGGCACCGCGTGGAATGGCTTCCTCTTCTTCAACCTGCAGAAGCCCACCGGCCCCCAGCCGAGCCCGGAGGCAGAGCGATGA